The following proteins are encoded in a genomic region of Hippopotamus amphibius kiboko isolate mHipAmp2 chromosome 8, mHipAmp2.hap2, whole genome shotgun sequence:
- the LOC130859106 gene encoding alpha-N-acetylgalactosaminide alpha-2,6-sialyltransferase 6-like: MSSNKQQRSAVFVILFALITILILYSSNSANEVFHYGCLRGCTRRPVNLKKWSITDGYIPILGNKTLPSRCHQCVIVTSSSHLLGTKLGPEIERTECTIRMNDAPTTGYSDDVGNKTTFRVVAHSSVFRVLRRPQEFVNRTPETVFIFWGPPNKMQKPQGTLVRVIQRAGLVFPNMEAYAVSLDRMRQFDDLFRSETGRDREKSHSWLSTGWFTMVIAVELCDHVHVYGMVPPDYCSQQPCLQRMSYHYYEPKGLDECVTYIQNEHSRKGNHHSFITEKRAFSSWAQLYGITFSHPSWT; this comes from the coding sequence ATGAGTAGCAACAAACAGCAGCGGTCAGCAGTGTTCGTGATCCTCTTTGCCCTCATCACCATCCTCATCCTCTACAGCTCCAACAGTGCCAATGAGGTCTTTCATTATGGCTGCCTGCGGGGCTGTACCCGCCGGCCCGTCAACCTCAAGAAGTGGAGCATCACTGATGGCTATATCCCCATTCTCGGCAACAAGACTCTGCCCTCCCGGTGTCACCAGTGTGTGATTGTCACCAGCTCCAGCCACCTGCTGGGCACCAAGCTGGGCCCCGAGATCGAGCGGACCGAGTGCACCATTCGTATGAACGATGCACCCACCACGGGCTACTCAGATGATGTGGGCAACAAGACCACCTTCCGCGTGGTGGCCCATTCCAGTGTATTCCGTGTGCTGCGCAGGCCCCAGGAGTTCGTCAACCGGACCCCTGAAACCGTGTTCATCTTCTGGGGTCCCCCAAACAAGATGCAGAAGCCCCAGGGCACCCTGGTGCGTGTCATCCAGCGGGCAGGCCTGGTGTTCCCCAACATGGAGGCCTATGCCGTCTCCCTCGACCGCATGCGCCAGTTTGATGACCTCTTCCGGAGTGAGACAGGCAGGGACAGGGAAAAGTCCCACTCGTGGTTGAGCACAGGCTGGTTCACCATGGTGATTGCGGTGGAGCTGTGTGACCACGTGCACGTCTATGGCATGGTCCCCCCCGACTACTGCAGCCAGCAGCCCTGCCTGCAGCGCATGTCCTACCACTACTATGAGCCCAAGGGGCTGGATGAGTGTGTCACCTACATCCAGAATGAGCACAGCCGCAAGGGCAACCACCACAGCTTCATCACAGAGAAGAGAGCCTTCTCATCTTGGGCCCAGCTGTATGGAATCACTTTCTCCCACCCCTCCTGGACCTAG